A single window of Nicotiana sylvestris chromosome 3, ASM39365v2, whole genome shotgun sequence DNA harbors:
- the LOC104219998 gene encoding double-stranded RNA-binding protein 4-like: protein MEQNHPFQSSQVMEFPKFPPIIPSPVMYKNQLQEYTQKLAKPLPIYHTVNEGFTHAPKFRSTVLVDGSKYESTSTHPTKIQAEQAAAKLAYENICKKIDAPECSLLYREPLLCKSILYEFAITKNLRRPIYNPGYEGQSSVFISSVSLGFRTYKGEEAGSKKMAEQVSARAAIESLLETDDGTLSQIIKSKDKFHPGIQPKKEAGSDEKILPNCSGNLQGQKDKCHPGIEIKDETGSGEKIMPKYPGNLQGQKASIERAVVCFHSDGAVGNPGSGTKRKKETNNWGRNKMKRFGY, encoded by the exons ATGGAGCAAAATCATCCATTTCAATCATCTCAAGTAATGGAGTTTCCCAAATTTCCTCCTA TTATTCCATCACCAGTAATGTATAAGAATCAGCTACAAGAGTACACacaaaaattggccaaacctCTCCCAATTTATCATACAGTTAATGAAGGTTTTACACACGCGCCAAAGTTCAGATCAACAGTCTTGGTTGATGGATCCAAATACGAATCAACATCAACTCATCCCACCAAGATTCAAGCTGAGCAAGCAGCTGCAAAACTAGCTTATGAAAACATCTGTAAAAAAATTGATGCTCCAGAATGTTCACTTCTTTATAGG GAACCACTATTGTGCAAATCCATTCTATATGAATTTGCTATCACGAAGAACCTGAGAAGGCCTATATATAACCCAGGATATGAAGGGCAAAGTTCAGTTTTTATTTCCTCTGTGTCTTTGGGATTTAGAACTTACAAAGGTGAGGAAGCTGGAAGTAAGAAAATGGCAGAGCAAGTATCTGCTCGAGCCGCTATTGAATCGCTCTTAG AAACTGATGATGGAACTCTTTCCCAAATCATTAAGTCCAAAGATAAGTTCCATCCTGGTATACAACCCAAAAAGGAAGCTGGCTCTGATGAGAAAATCTTACCCAACTGCTCTG GTAATTTACAAGGCCAAAAAGATAAGTGCCATCCTGGTATAGAAATAAAAGATGAGACTGGCTCTGGTGAGAAAATCATGCCTAAGTACCCTG GAAATTTACAAGGCCAAAAAGCTAGCATTGAG CGAGCAGTGGTTTGTTTCCACTCTGATGGGGCTGTTGGTAATCCTGGAAGTGGAACAAAGCGTAAAAAGGAAACTAACAACTGGGGAAGGAACAAAATGAAAAGATTTGGTTATTGA